A stretch of Argiope bruennichi chromosome 10, qqArgBrue1.1, whole genome shotgun sequence DNA encodes these proteins:
- the LOC129989482 gene encoding pleckstrin homology domain-containing family M member 2-like: protein MVSTIPVAGTFSLSNPNEDSKERILFTLQVAVKQIHHCSCLRSEGDGLSLEVKEVRQLCESLDKALFHGLKCYEKGYWPFVKEFTHSSTVEYLEKLKNASTDVQCGRAWLSLALNETSLESYFRSFSQNLQILKKYYKSLALLCDQERMQLVLMLMAGLEYVPINLNTEKIKYGSGLSFFESSSYSQNVNIFENPECIVKPSKPRLMMSSPELVPCESASEVTCDFTISPLKSPSESQSTPEEIISTLHKSESSESTQSRSEKEELEMISRLININTENESKLGEDIEVVRTKVVRRTKRSNTQKHDLLQSIEASDCKIQSDESNSSLENRLSKATTDSGLCLETPYSSDNDSADLALDKSDDYDCQQQISFQVNEFQQEFSVTFSTPKRKTSSTKSVDSKSVLEERGMPEGQEDPVKHNVDRSPLLTGNDGKDNEDISNEEEEEEISIYDLHKLSCNTKNLENLESADSKSVEQIPASETDTCEKQSLSSFASGKTEIIDIVLEEIEKLGLEKPESYDLNVGNNILLYFLVEIYEHEEEIFHKIYCAYSNFPEGHCQSIYFLLSNKGIYFLRPGNSQQKFFKCGSVRYSSINYITVDLNYQGFKIMSSDKECYSLYTANEELTRNILSNLELGIRKFIPKLPLPSFYTDAAVQRIVLSNFLASELQCEKTDVDLTYYGLSRWEDYSSTTITPSGPVYQDYLMYRIKLVKENKATPWRPAFFLLKGGVLYCMEEEKSKPIFFVQMCAPHCKGCRRIHLLNRPHAFEIIRSDSDSLQLAASDSYEASKWLQYFLESVSLAGHFIDSERNIQRPCCVLVANQKIFIATEDSRKNTYKLLNKANICDLVSVFVDAITPNFMMLEFEIAEASKSTGEWIVHFESSTEKEKFLEVIRCQWSKLFHVELNVENIKDLYLLKKYRQFSDELKAEKLALEEFCADN, encoded by the exons ATGGTATCGACTATTCCAGTAGCTGGAACATTTTCTCTTAGTAATCCAAATGAAGATTCCAAAGAACGGATTTTATTTACGCTTCAAGTTGCAGTTAAACAG aTTCATCACTGCAGTTGCTTACGAAGTGAAGGGGATGGACTGTCTCTTGAGGTGAAAGAAGTCAGACAGCTATGTGAAAGTTTGGACAAAGCACTTTTTCATGg GCTGAAATGCTATGAAAAAGGCTACTGGCCTTTTGTGAAAGAATTCACGCACAGTTCTACTgtagaatatttagaaaagctTAAAAATGCAAGCACAGATGTCCAGTGTGGTAGAGCTTGGTTAAGTTTGGCCTTGAATGAAACTAGCCTTGAAAGCTATTTTCGATCCTTCAgccaaaatctacaaattttgaagaaatattacaaatcatTAGCTTTATTATGCGACCAGGAA CGAATGCAACTTGTCCTAATGTTAATGGCTGGCTTAGAATATGtaccaattaatttaaataca GAAAAAATTAAGTATGGAAGTGGATTGTCATTTTTTGAAAGTTCATCATACTcacaaaatgtaaacatttttgagAATCCTGAA tgTATTGTTAAACCATCCAAGCCAAGATTAATGATGTCAAGCCCTGAGTTGGTGCCATGTGAAAGTGCATCTGAAGTAACCTGTGATTTTACAATATCTCCTCTTAAAAGTCCATCTGAAAGTCAATCGACACCTGAAGAAATCATTAGCACTCTGCACAAATCTGAATCTAGTGAATCAACCCAGTCAAGAAGTGAGAAGGAGGAACTAGAGATGATCTCTCGTCTCATCAACATTAATACTGAAAATGAATCAAAACTCGGAGAGGACATTGAAGTTGTCCGAACAAAAGTTGTGAGGCGTACAAAAAGATCAAATACTCAGAAACATGATTTGTTACAGAGCATTGAAGCATCTGATTGTAAGATTCAGTCTGATGAGTCTAATAGTTCCCTTGAGAACCGATTGAGCAAAGCAACGACTGACTCTGGATTGTGTCTGGAGACACCTTATTCATCTGATAACGATTCAGCTGATTTGGCTCTTGACAAATCAGATGACTATGATTGTCAGCAGCAAATTTCTTTTCAGGTAAATGAGTTCCAGCAGGAATTCAGTGTTACATTTTCTACTCCAAAACGAAAAACATCCAGTACTAAGTCAGTTGATAGCAAATCCGTTCTTGAAGAACGTGGCATGCCGGAAGGACAAGAAGATCCAGTCAAGCACAATGTTGACCGTTCCCCACTTCTGACAGGGAATGATGGCAAAGATAATGAAGATATCAGTAATGAAGAGGAGGAAGAAGAAATATCTATCTATGATCTTCATAAACTGTCATGcaatacaaaaaatttagaaaatttggaaTCTGCAGATTCAAAATCTGTTGAACAGATACCTGCCAGTGAAACAGATACTTGTGAGAAACAGAGTCTGTCAAGTTTTGCTAGtggaaaaacagaaataattgatattgttcttgaagaaattgaaaaacttgGATTAGAAAAACCCGAGAGCTATGACTTAAA TGTTGGAAATAATATTCTTCTGTATTTTCTTGTGGAAATCTATGAGCATGAAGAAGAGATTTTCCACAAA ATATACTGTGCTTATTCAAATTTTCCTGAGGGTCATTGCCAAAGCATTTATTTTCTACTATCTAATAAAGGTATCTATTTCTTGAGACCTGGAAACAGCcagcagaaattttttaaatgtggcaGCGTGCGATACAGCagtattaattatataaca GTAGATTTGAATTATCAGGGTTTCAAAATAATGTCATCAGATAAAGAATGCTATTCTTTATACACAGCTAATGAAGAATTAACAAg aaatattctttcaaatcttgaattgggaatcagaaaatttattcccAAGCTTCCATTGCCTTCATTCTACACAGATGCTGCTGTGCAGCGTATTGTGCTATCAAACTTTTTAGCCTCTGAATTGCAGTGTGAG AAAACAGATGTTGATCTGACTTACTATGGGCTATCCAGATGGGAAGATTACAGTTCCACCACTATTACTCCTTCAGGCCCTGTTTATCAGGATTATCTCATGTATAGAATAAAATTAGTCAAAGAAAATAAAGCCACACCATGGAGACCagcatttttccttttaaa gGGTGGTGTTCTTTATTGCatggaagaagaaaaaagcaAACCAATCTTTTTTGTTCAGATGTG tGCTCCTCACTGTAAAGGTTGTAGAAGGATTCATCTTTTAAATCGACCtcatgcatttgaaattatacGTTCAGACTCAGATTCATTGCAGTTGGCTGCTTCTGACAGCTATGAAGCTTCTAAATGGCTACAATATTTCTTAGAATCAGTTTCTCTTGCAGGACAC tttattgatTCTGAGAGAAATATCCAAAGGCCTTGCTGTGTCCTGGTTgctaatcaaaaaattttcatagcTACTGAAGATAGTCGCAAAAACACATATAAACTTCTCAATAAAGCCAACATCTGTGATTTAGTTTCTGTCTTTGTTGATGCTATTACTCCTAATTTTATGATGCTA gAATTTGAAATAGCTGAAGCTAGCAAGAGCACTGGCGAGTGGATAGTCCATTTTGAATCatctacagaaaaagaaaaatttttagaagttatcagGTGCCAGTGGTCTAAACTTTTTCAT gTGGAACTTAATGTGgaaaatatcaaagatttatatttgttaaagaaGTATCGTCAGTTTTCTGATGAATTAAAAGCTGAAAAACTTGCTCTGGAAGAATTCTGTGCTGACAACTAA